GGAAATTATTTGGGTCAAAATAAATAAAGTCTAAAATAATGGAGGTTCTTTATGGATTCCGCTAACAAATGCACCATTTTGTTACTAGGTACATATCATATGGGCAATCCTGGACTAGATATGCACAATGTTAAGTCTGATGACGTCTTGGCACTAAAAAGACAAAAGGAGATTTATGAGGTTGTCGATAGACTTAAACGATTTAATCCAACGAAAATCGCAATTGAAGCTCTCGCTGATGAACATGAGGCATATAATAATCAGTATCTCTCATATTTGTCAGGTGAATTTACTCTCGGGGCAAATGAAATTCATCAATTAGGTTTCCGTACTGCGGCTGATCTTGGTCATGATAGAATTTACCCTATCGATTGGAATGAATGGTATGGAGGGGTTGCACTAGGACATGTTTATGAATATGCACAATCAAACATGCCTGAGCTCTATCAACGGTTAA
This Paenibacillus sp. JZ16 DNA region includes the following protein-coding sequences:
- a CDS encoding DUF5694 domain-containing protein, translating into MDSANKCTILLLGTYHMGNPGLDMHNVKSDDVLALKRQKEIYEVVDRLKRFNPTKIAIEALADEHEAYNNQYLSYLSGEFTLGANEIHQLGFRTAADLGHDRIYPIDWNEWYGGVALGHVYEYAQSNMPELYQRLNSNNQEKAEALQKSMKEKTVRELLMTGNTPSAIQGDHETYMTVARVGDGKNNIGIDWLCNYWYRRNLIIYSNISRISSHQDRILVIYGSGHIHLLTQFIKESGLFLLESVEKYLGDR